From the Solea senegalensis isolate Sse05_10M linkage group LG16, IFAPA_SoseM_1, whole genome shotgun sequence genome, one window contains:
- the si:ch211-10a23.2 gene encoding galectin-related protein A-like — protein sequence MEEKDKKENGEYIGEIKGGLRPSMKLVVMGIVDKKPKSMEVTVSSKPREEDTEADVGLQLKVTFRDKAVQRNARLAGKWGPSENTLSFFPFAAGEAFKMEIVCEHQQFRILVDGQPLCGFTHRLSPLASLTSLRVFGDVQLTKVA from the exons ATGGAAGAAAAggacaagaaagaaaat GGGGAGTACATCGGAGAGATAAAGGGGGGTCTGAGGCCTTCAATGAAACTGGTGGTTATGGGAATTGTTGACAAAAAACCCAAGAG CATGGAGGTGACTGTGTCCAGTAAACCTCGGGAGGAGGACACAGAGGCTGATGTGGGTCTTCAGCTGAAGGTCACTTTCAGGGACAAGGCTGTCCAACGTAACGCCCGTCTGGCTGGAAAGTGGGGTCCGTCTGAAAACACCCTCTCCTTCTTTCCATTTGCAGCTGGAGAAGCTTTCAAG ATGGAGATCGTCTGTGAGCACCAGCAGTTTCGTATCTTGGTGGACGGACAGCCTCTGTGCGGCTTCACCCACCGCCTCTCCCCGCTTGCCTCCCTCACCTCCCTACGAGTGTTTGGAGATGTGCAGCTCACTAAAGTGGCCTAA